TGCAGATACATATGTCCGCAAAAATTTGCCGAAATCAGAAATATTATATCTTGACAATGACGCAAATAAAATCGAAGCATTATTATCCGGAAAAATTGACGCATTTGCAGTTGATGAGCCTCAAGCAATGATATTAACTTCAGCTAATCCCGAACTCGTTTATATTCCTGATTATTTAATGAATTATGAGAACGCGTTTTTTGCTGCTAAGAATTCCAAAGGCGAGGCACTTATTGCGGAACTCAACGAATTTATAAAGCGTGAGGAATCTAACGGGACACTTGAGAACTTGCGCAAAATCTGGTTCAATTCCGACGAGTCGCGAAAAATAATCACTGATTACGAGAATTTACCGGATATTAAAGGCGTTATAAAATTTGCCCAGCAAGGGGACGCGCCTCCATATGCATATTTTCGTAATAATAAAATAGTCGGCTATGATGTTGAAATTATTGCGCGATTCTGCAAAGAAAGAGGCTATAAACTTGAGCTTGAGACTCTTAATTTTAACGCAATAATCCCAGCTGTTCAGTCCGGAAAATGTGATCTCGGCGGTGTAGGTTTCTCAATTACTCCCGAACGTGCTGAAAAAGTAATCTTCTCTGAGCCTATTTACAGGGGCGGCGGCGTGTTAGTAATCAAGAAAAATAATAATGCGTTGACAATTTCAGATTTTGACGGGAAAAAAATTACTGTCTCTTCTGTTTCTGTTCATGATCAGGCAGCTAGAGAGAATTTGCCTCATTCTGAAATATTATATCTTGATAATTATGCAAATCAGATGAGCGCACTTCTTGACGGAAAAGTTGACGCAATGATCCGCGATGAACCCGAAGCAATCGTGTTAAAAGAGTTAAACCCGCAGCTTGATTATATTCATGAATATTTAATGAGCTATGATAATGCCTTTATAGCTGCTAAGAATGAACACGGTGATAAATTACTCGCTCAACTCAATGAGTTTATAAAGCAGGCCGACAATAACGGGACTTTAAAGAATTTGCGTGATATCTGGTTTCATTCAGACGAGTCAAAAAAAGTCATGACAGATTATGAAAATTTACCGGATATTAACGGCGTTATAAATTTTGCGACAGATCCCGAAACACCCCCGTTTACTTATATACGAGATAATAAAGCAGTCGGCTATGATATAGAAATTATTGCTAGATTCTGCAAAGAATACGGCTATAAACTCATAATTGAAAATATTGACTTCGGCGGCTTGCTTGCTAGTGTAGCGTCCGGAAAATCTGATCTCGCAGGCGGTGCTATCACAATCACAAATGAACGTGCCCAGCAGGTAAATTTTTCTGAGCCTATATATAGGGGCGGCAACGTGTTAATATATTTAAAGCAGGATAATTTAAATCAAGAAATAAAACGAGCCGAACAAGCTGCACAATCATGGCTCACTGAATTCATGAAAGATTTAGAGTCAAGTTTTGAGCGGACATTTTTACGTGAAAATAGATGGCAGTTATTCGCAGAGGGGACTTTGATAACTTTAACAATAACTGTGCTTGCGATTATATTCGGGACTCTTTTAGGTTTTGCAATATACATGATGTGCAGGCGCGGGAATTTATTAGCGAATTTATTTGCAAGATTTTCAGTTTGGCTGATTCACGGTATGCCCATAATAGTATTATTAATGATTCTATATTATGTCGTATTTAGTAATGTCGCAATTTCCGGACTCTGGGTTGCTGTTATTGCGTTCACTCTCATATTTGGACTCAATGTATATACTATGATTTTATCGGGAGTCGGAGCTGTCGACAAAGGACAAACAGAGGCAGCCCTCGCACTGGGATTCAGCGATTCACGAACATTTTTCACGGTTATACTGCCTCAAGCTGCGTTACATTTTATGCCGGGATTTAAAGCCGCTGTCGTTGAGTTAATAAAATCCACCGCAATAGTTGGCTATATAGCTGTTCAGGACTTGACGAAAATGGGCGATATTATCAGAAGCCGGACTTATGAAGCCTTCTTCCCGTTGATTGCTGTAGCTGTGATTTATTTTATTCTCGCTGGAATTCTTAATTTATTCTCTGGAATGATTCATAATAGACTCAAGCCCGAACGCAGAAAACCCAGTGATATTTTGCGCGGAATCGACACGAGAAAGGAGTAATATAATATCATGATAAGACTTGAGCATGTAAAGAAAGCATATCCGAATGTAACGCCGTTAAAAGACGTGAACGCAGAAATTAAAGACGGTGAAGTGATTTCTATAATCGGCCCTTCAGGAACAGGCAAGAGCACTCTTTTAAGGTGTATAAATTTGCTTGAGAGACCCACGAGCGGCAAAATTTTCTTAAATGATCAGGAAATCACGAGCAAAAAATGTAATGTCCCCCTAATGCGTCAAAAAATGGGAATGGTATTTCAGCAATTTAATCTATTCGGCCATCTCACTGTAATAGAAAATATTATGCTCGCTCCCATGAAATTAAAGCATGTCTCAAAGCAGGACGCTTATAATAACGCAATGAAATTATTGCATCAGGTCGGACTCGCGAATAAATATTTGAATTATCCCGATGAGTTATCAGGCGGACAAAAACAAAGAATCGCTATAGCCCGGGCTCTGGCAATGAATCCCGAAGTGATTTTATTTGACGAACCTACAAGCGCACTAGATCCCACTATGATCGGAGAAGTTCAGGCCGTTATTCGTGAACTTGCTGGAACCGGCAAAACTATGATTATAGTTACTCATGAAATGAAATTCGCGCGATCTATTGCAACACGTGTAATTTATCTCGATGAGGGCGGAATTTATGAAGACGGCACCCCTGAGCAAATTTTTACGAATCCTAAAGGCGAGAAGACCCGGCGGTTTATTCGTAATCTCAAAGTGTTAGATATCGCAATAAATTCTACACATTTTGACTTCCCCGGCGTTGTCTCTCAGATTGAAAGTTTTTGCGCTAAAAATTTAGTTCCGTATAAGGCCGCTAATCGTCTGCAATTATCATTTGAAGAGTTAATCAATCAAATTTTACTGCCTGTTCTCTCTAATAATAATGAGCCTGATATAAATTTTTCTGCTGAATACTCCGAGAATGACGAAAAAATTAACGTTGAAGTCTCTTATAACGGCGGCTCGTTTAACCCTTCAGACAGTGAAAATAAATTATCGTGGCGATTACTTGAGAATGAAATAAAAGATTTTAATCACTCTATGAGTAATGACGGCCTAAATGTAGTAAAATTCATTGTGTGAAATCCATTAATGAAAGAGGTATCGAAATCATGAAAAAATTTGCGCTTGTTTTAGTGGCTGTTATGTTAATTTTATCGCTGGGAAGTATGGCACTTGCTAAAAATTTGCGTGTTGCCTTTATAGCTTTTGGAGATGTCAAGACGGACCCGTTTTACAAAGAAAGTTACAGCGGTGTACAAGCATTTGCAAATTCTCATACTGGTACAATAGTGAAAATTTTCCAAGAAAAGAAATTCAGCCCGTCCCTTGCCCGCAAATTAATACGTCAGGCCGTGAAAAAATATGATGTAGTTATTTATTGTGAGGCTGTTGACCCTGAAATAACGGAAATTGCAAGATCTAACAGCCGGGTAAAATTTATATTTACTGAATATTGGCCGATTGATTATAAAGCAAAAAATGTCGAACTCCCGAACGTTTATGCAATGCGCTTTAAGGATGACGAATTAGGACTATTGGCCGGGCTTGCTGCTGCGTTGTCTAGCAAAACAAAAAAAGTAGCTTCTGTTCATGGTGTAGTAATGCCGAGTAATAGAAGATTTCAGGAAGGTTTTGCGGCTGGCGTGAAGTATGCTAACGAGAATTATAACGCAAATACAAAAGTTATCGAGCTCGGAGAATTTGAAGGTGTTGACTCGTCCGGTCAAAGTATAGGCGGGAATTATATAGGCTCATTCACTAACACTGCAAAAGCTGCAATTATCGGTCAGGCTTTAATAAATTCAGGCTGTGATGTAATATTTATTTCAGCTGGCGGGGCTGGCGACGGAGTTATTGACGCTGCAAAGAATTCGGGCAATGTAAAATTAATCGGCTGTGATACGGATCAATTTGACGCAGGCTTTGACGGCGATAAAAATATAATTCTCACAAGTGTTATAAAATTAATGACTCCTCAGATTTTGAGCGTCCTAAATGATATAGAATCCGGCTATTTCAGGAACGGAAATTATTTACTGGGCGCAAGTAATCATGCAGTAGGCTACGTTAAGGGCGATCACTGTTTACTGGATTCAGATGTTGCGGAAAAACTTGACTCGGCATTTGATTTAATGAAGTCCGGCGAGTTAGTCCCGTTACATTAAAATATATTTATTATTCAGGAGGTAATTTATATCATGAAAAAAATTTTTGCTTTATCGTTATTAGTCGTTATGTTATTTGCTGCGAGTGCCAGTGCTACGGTTACAGTCGGCCGTCATAGCATGTTGAATTTCACCGAGTCCGACATGGTCAAGTTAATGCAGGAAAGCACACACAGAGAATTTTTTGTCGGTCTTGATGTAACAGATATTGCTATTAAATTCTATGACACTCTAGTTTTAATGCAGATGGCCTTAAATAAGGGCGATGTTCAAGTTTTAAGCCTGCCTCAGTGTGTAGCTGAATACATGTTAAATAATAATAATAATTATGCTATTAAGGGCATTGACTGGTGGTTTATCTCGTCAGCATGTACGCTTAATTTTGCTTTCTTGGAAGATAACAAGACTTTGCAGAAAAATTTTAATGACGCTCTTGACGATATGAAGAGACTCGGCGTGCTGGGAATGCTTGAGCATAAATATATAACTGATCCCGAACCTAACACGTTAAGCCCCGTAGAGTTCCCGAAATTCCCCGGCGAGCCTACTATAACAGTAGCAGTAACAGGAGACTTGCCCCCTATAGATTATATTGCACCGGACGGGACTCCAGCAGGATATAATACTGCCTTGCTTGCAGAGATTGCTAATAGACTCAAAGTAAATATTAAGCTCATAAACGTTGAGACAGGTGCGCGCGCTGCTGCCTTACAATCAGGACGTGCCGATGTAGCTTTCTGGTTCCAAAGCAATATGGACGAGACTATACCCGCAATTGATGTACCTCAGGGATTAATAATTTCTAAGCCTTATTACAAATGGAACGAGCAGTATTTTATCGGACTTAACAAGAAATAATTTAATTGAGAAATTTTCACGTTCTCCCTTGTTTATATAGCAGGGGAGAATTTTTTTTGCGCGATACATCCCCTGCCAGTTCGTGGAAAATTATTTTATTCGAGATTTATAATTCTAGTCATTGTTGAAATCAGATCATAGCCGTCCCATATTAAAGCAAAATCAAGAGTCCGGCCCACTGGGACAATTCTGTCAATGCCTTTGACTCCTGAATTTATTAGAGGCGTGAAAATATTTTGATTTGCTATATAAGAAACTGTCTGACAGCGTTTATCATTACATAAATTTTTTATCTGTATAATATTATTGCAGTCGTATTCAAAGAAGAAGCCGCTGTTATCGCGATAATTTATAAACTCAGGACTTAAAGATTTGAGATTTATTCGTACTATTAAATTATCGCTTGAGTGTAATATTTCGCAGTCAGGAATTTTTGCGGCGCATATATATGCACTTGTCAGCTTATTTATTGCTTGAATCGGCATGATATTATATTTTTTGCGGGTTATCTCGTGAAAGTCAGGCCAGAAAAATTTTTTAGCTGTATTAATTCTTTCTTGATCGCCCAGCCATATAATAAAATTAGGGCTCGTGCAGGCGTTCTGATCAGTCAAAAAAGTATCGTTATAGAAATTTTGTGATATTTTATTCTTGTCAGGCTCATTCAGCGATAAATAATATTCAGAGTCAATTACTGTAATAGAATATCTATCAGCAAATGTAATTTCTATTGAGCGCGGATTTAATGGCGATTTACGTATTTCTTTGATGGTCTCATCG
The Synergistaceae bacterium genome window above contains:
- a CDS encoding amino acid ABC transporter ATP-binding protein; protein product: MIRLEHVKKAYPNVTPLKDVNAEIKDGEVISIIGPSGTGKSTLLRCINLLERPTSGKIFLNDQEITSKKCNVPLMRQKMGMVFQQFNLFGHLTVIENIMLAPMKLKHVSKQDAYNNAMKLLHQVGLANKYLNYPDELSGGQKQRIAIARALAMNPEVILFDEPTSALDPTMIGEVQAVIRELAGTGKTMIIVTHEMKFARSIATRVIYLDEGGIYEDGTPEQIFTNPKGEKTRRFIRNLKVLDIAINSTHFDFPGVVSQIESFCAKNLVPYKAANRLQLSFEELINQILLPVLSNNNEPDINFSAEYSENDEKINVEVSYNGGSFNPSDSENKLSWRLLENEIKDFNHSMSNDGLNVVKFIV
- a CDS encoding BMP family ABC transporter substrate-binding protein; translated protein: MKKFALVLVAVMLILSLGSMALAKNLRVAFIAFGDVKTDPFYKESYSGVQAFANSHTGTIVKIFQEKKFSPSLARKLIRQAVKKYDVVIYCEAVDPEITEIARSNSRVKFIFTEYWPIDYKAKNVELPNVYAMRFKDDELGLLAGLAAALSSKTKKVASVHGVVMPSNRRFQEGFAAGVKYANENYNANTKVIELGEFEGVDSSGQSIGGNYIGSFTNTAKAAIIGQALINSGCDVIFISAGGAGDGVIDAAKNSGNVKLIGCDTDQFDAGFDGDKNIILTSVIKLMTPQILSVLNDIESGYFRNGNYLLGASNHAVGYVKGDHCLLDSDVAEKLDSAFDLMKSGELVPLH
- a CDS encoding transporter substrate-binding domain-containing protein, with protein sequence MKKIFALSLLVVMLFAASASATVTVGRHSMLNFTESDMVKLMQESTHREFFVGLDVTDIAIKFYDTLVLMQMALNKGDVQVLSLPQCVAEYMLNNNNNYAIKGIDWWFISSACTLNFAFLEDNKTLQKNFNDALDDMKRLGVLGMLEHKYITDPEPNTLSPVEFPKFPGEPTITVAVTGDLPPIDYIAPDGTPAGYNTALLAEIANRLKVNIKLINVETGARAAALQSGRADVAFWFQSNMDETIPAIDVPQGLIISKPYYKWNEQYFIGLNKK